The Mycteria americana isolate JAX WOST 10 ecotype Jacksonville Zoo and Gardens chromosome 27, USCA_MyAme_1.0, whole genome shotgun sequence genomic sequence CATACACatataaaaatgacatatttccTTAGCGATGGTCAAACACTCTAAAGGCTTTCATTATCCAGAAACAGATTACCAGTCCATTTAATAAGATGTGCACTGGTGGGTTTCACAGAGCATAGCTGAAAACAGTACTTGCAGTCACAAGAGTTAAAGTGATAATTTCAACATCTCACAAACGTTTTTAGTCTATGTTTTTATCTTCCCTCTTTTTAATATGTGCATTACTGTGTAATCGTGTGGATAATGTCATGCCTCCCCATACTCTGTAAAACTTTACACATTTCTGTTTGCTGAGTATATAGACGAACATTGGGTAGTCTGAAGCAAGCCTCCTAGGGCTGGACCCCAAAAAGAACTTCAGCACCACAAAGCCAATGTCTAGGTCTGGAATGGGAACTAGAGTGCAGTGTAAACCTCTTGAAGAAGTGTGTGAGGGAAGTCCCTTTTGGGATGGCATCAAGAAATCCCAGAACATTAAGTGCAGAGGTACCTGGAAAACCTGTTACTCAAATAGGAAATGGCCAACATGGGGAATGTCTTAAATCTTATTCTCCTTCTTGGCTTATGCACTGTACTTGGCAGGATGAAGCAGATATTCATTGAATCAAATTAAACAAGAGTGAAAGTGTCTCTCTTGTCCAGTGGTGATGGTGTCTTCCTTCATTCCATCACCTGCTCAGTTTAGCATGAAACACAACGCATCCATGAAAaaaaactgagacaaaaaaacAGCCGGTATTGCTGCCTTTCCCATGACTCATGAACTGTGGAAACCTGTCTACCTATTTCAGACATCTCTTTCATAATTCTGAATCTGATACCCAGAGAAAGAGTCACCCTGGATTAATCCTGTGCCACAGGGCTAGATCTCTTCTTCAGCAACATTACTAGCAAAATTCAAGTAAAATACAAATTCACCACCTCCTCAGATGTATTGTCTGCATCCTAAGTTATAATTGTCTTTATGTTTAAACATTAATAGAATAACTCCTTTTGGtcatttttacagatattttctttccctccatttccAAATGGCTGATTATCTTCTTGGTAATTTTATGTCTTAGCATGGTCCTaatttccactgtattttctAAGCTGAGAAGTAAGTATTTCTTTATATCTTATCTCAGTCAACATATAGAAATATCATAACAGTTCATATTGAAATCCATGACTGTAACAAAAGCTCACAAGCAAAATCACCAGTGATTGTTTAATGATCAAATTCAGGAAATTGAACAAAAAAGGTGTGGGAAAGTATACGGTCTGAATAAGAAGGAATGCAAATTGCATGTCCTTACCTGAGACAGCTTTACGTCTGACAAGAGGAGCTCTGTGAGCTAAACTACATATGTAGTTTCCTCTCTATAATTATTAGGGAGATAACTCCAGAATGTTGCTAATGACAGAAGAGTTTAAAGGACAAATCAAAGATTTCTGATTTCTGTCAGTATTACTCTACAAAAACCTGCAATAAAggggtttttgctctttttttaccAGGTAATCACAAGAAAACAGTTAGCTCAGGTAAGTAATGAGGAAGATTAATATGAAGATTATGACAATTTGTAAGTTGGAAGGTTTGTTTATATTAAATTACAGAACTAATTAGCAGTTCTAGTTGCCTccaaatgttttgttgtttttaattttatttttgcaccgCACAATGTAATAAGTTCCCATATGAggttttttcatttgtgctttaTAAACAgtctgtttccttctttccttaaGCTCTAGTCATTACTGTATGCTGACTGACATATATGTCATACATATTCAAGCTTTGTTTGCAATTGTTCAAGAGTTAATTAATTGATCAGAAGCATTCCTCAGATTCTTTAGAAGAGGAAGAACTAAATGAATGAACCAAACAGTCAAGAGCAATTCAAGGATCCAACTCAAGGCCATCTCAAGACTCTGAAAGCAACTTACTCTTTGAATATATTTGTTTGGTACTCACCACCTATGTctgtacttgaaaataaaatggacCAGTtggcatagaatcatagaatggtttgggttggaagggacctttaaagatcatctaggccaaccccactgccatggggtgggggggcatgggATTGTGCTGAATGTGGATCAGCTCATGTGGATTGTGCTGAACATTCCTGTTCACCAGGACAGAGTAACCGCAGTCAAACCATTTATTGGCAATGGCCCTCGCCTCATGTTGTCGCCTAGATGATACCTGCTTATTGTTACGGAGAGTACTAATTGACCCATGCTATAACCATAGCAGGGATTATTCTCACAAATGAATTGCATGAATAATTTTATTCCCTGAGGCACATCTGGTTCTGTTCCCTGACCAGATTTGGCAGTTGAGGATGCACATGTCCATGGGGCCAGAAAGGATTTATTCCTGGTCTCTGAAGCTCAGTTAGGCTATGGTTGGGACAAGACTTGCCTAGGAAGGACTGGGTGTCTCAGAATGCTACCTCATTTTTTGTGAACTCCATTAGAAATGAGACATGTCTTGGTATAAAAACTAAGAATTCTTTGGACTAACAGGAAGCCTTGGGAAATTTATTAGGTTAAATTAGATTGAAGTTTTAACCCCACTTATTTCTGTTTGTATATAAAGTACACTGTTGTATGACAAGGCAAGTTTACAAGAATAATTAACATtatgattaattttctttatttttcagtaaaagcaaaGATGGACATGGAAGAAGGTAAAAGtgctttgtatttgaaatgaTGCTAAGATGTTCAGAGATCTCAAAGACGTAAATTCAGGGAAACAATATTCAAATGTTGATTATCAATATAGCAATTGCAGGAGTGGCAGCCCTTTTCAATATGTGACAGTGTTTCAATATATGAAACAGTGACAACCACACATCATATCCCACATGAGGCCTATTCTCTTGTGAAGACTGCAAATGTTTACAAGGAAGTAACATGGGCCAGCAGTGACCTTTTTGAAAACTCAACCAAAATCTCTGCTGTTGGATGGAAAGCTCTTAGCAAGCTTCTAGCACTCCTTCTCCTCCTGGTGACcactcttctgcctttttcaaGATTATTCAGAACTACCTTTAGTCAGCTGAGTAGCCCTGTAAACcctgtgaattttatttatggATCTCCACTGGGAGCTTGAATGCCTATGGCTCAATTCTCTTGTGTACAAACAGGTGCCTTGGATGATTTGTGATGTCCTTGGTCATCCCACTTATCTCCTAGCTGCCATCCTGGAAGGAAGCAGATACCTCATTGATCTTTGATCGTATCTGACAGATACAATGTGAACTAACAGAGCTTCTATAGGACACGAGAGATCCTTTAGACACCTACATGCCACTTGGGGAACCCCAGGGCATCTCAAATGCACTAGGTACCTATGCATCTGAATATCCCTCTTAAATGTGGTCAGTTAAGGCATGATCTAAATAGGCTTTGAAAGAAGACCTCTACCAGCAATACAAATAAGTCTTGTTCCCACCCTGCTTAATGAGttatctaataataataaagatgaaataataataaaaaataataacttgagTTATCTAAATATAATAAAGTTGAAATAATGTGATACATTCATGGGTTAAATTGTTGAATTGGATTTACATGTACTTAACTCAGAGCTGTTGACCGTATAATCCAAAGATGCACTTGCTATATGGTTACGCGGTTCATATATTGGTATTGTTGAGTGCATTAAGCCGATCTATCAAAGAGCTTACATTTCTTATCTCTGTACtgtcttttctagaaaaaaaccaactgaagTCCATGTTAGGTACGATGCTTTTGTTGTTCATTGTGTTTAATTGTCTTTGTGCTAAAGTTATGtccactttggttttttttctgagttggttgctttgtttgtttattctgctcTGATTACTGGGTTTGATGGCACTGTTTAATGTcattaagcatttaaaatgaaatgcaaggcTCAGCTGAATCGAataattttcacatgaaaaactCCAGGCACATTCTGagatatttacttttcttttcttttttttttttttttcagaaaagaaaggctttaagTATTGtagaatttgtgtgtgtgtgcttagcTGTAAAACAATCTAGTAGAAAGTATGTTGGAAGGATGTGTTTCCCACAGAAATGACACAAGTTTAAGGCTTTATGAAATGCAGTACGAAAGTCCACTAAGTAAATTTTAACTTCCAATTTATACCCAATAAGTACTCTCTTAATATTATTTCTCTTATTCTATGTGCTGAACTtttcagaaggagagaaaaccaaaaatcGAGCAGGTAAATctcattttcctaaaatatttatcGAGAATGGATGCTGTCCAGCCTCAGTGAAAATAAGCTACTCGTTTAATTAGCttacttttattttaagtgaCTTATCAGAAATGTTATTAGAGGTGATTACAGGGCAGAGGCCAATGGTAATTACTTCTCTACCTACACGTGCAGGATGCATTGTACCTTAGACCCTGATGCCGGTCCACTTACATCTCTCAGGGCTCTGCATTaggttttttctctcccttgtggtttcatagaatcatttaggttggaaaagacccttaagatcatcgagtcgaaccgttaacctaacactaccaaacccaccactaaaccatgtccctaagcaccaaaTTTCACCTGGACACAACTGCAAATTTCACAGAACCCAAACTCTCAGCTTAGCTTTCtcattctctccttcccctcttctcacgTTACTAAGAAAAAACTATAATTGCTTTTATCCTGCAAGTTTAATGACAGAAATCTCCCACATAAGTGAACACGCTGTTCCCAAAAGGAACAACTGGGAATGTAATTCTAATGTCTTTCTcacaaatgttttttcatttttgccttgAGTTTTTACATCACTCATTTATGCTATTCCTTTTCAGTGAAGTCCAAACTCAAAAAACGCTTTggtaagaaaacatattttatgcAAATCTGACATTCTTGTCAAGTTTAGAAACAATAACACAAGTCTTCAGGTTAGTACGTCTATGTTATCCCTGGATTTGAAGCCAAGTAATATAGTGAAATATCAACCTATGGACAGGAATAGTCTCCTGTTCACGCGTGGGGGTTGGCCTATTTTgaaaaactggaacaaaaaagtaaaagcaaacaaatgttaGTGACTGGAATATCTTTACCTTTCAGAGCGACTCAAAGCCGAACTGGGTAAGTGGTTTAAAAATGCTAGTAATTAGAAGTATTGGTGCGTTAAGAGGAGGAAGGTCATCACTGATGCAGAATCACAGTGATGCCAGGAATTGCACACTAGTAGACTTCTCAGTATTTCAGTCTGAGAAGTATCTAACTGCCCTATAAAAACATAATACAGTAATGTCCATTTCCTTTCTGTAGATTTCTGGGAAGCCAGAAGCCACGCAGGTaagctggcaggaggaagggtgTGAAAATACAACGGCCATCTGTCCAAGCTACCCTGAAATGACCATGCCATGATGTTAGAGATATACCAGCTGAGCTGGAGTCACAGGAATACGCCTGGCTTGGTTAACAGGAAATGAGGCTGGGATGTGGCAGTCGGGAAGACTGAGAAAAGCAGTTGCTGAAAGATGTCAAAGTCTGGGGTGGGGTGTGGACACAATTCTGGAAAGGACAGATGGCcgtatggaaaagagaaagagagatttcttGTAAAGCTTGTGGACTTGTGCCCCGAGAAAGGACATGGCTGTTACAGCTCCAAGGTACCTCTTGGTTCATCAGTGATTGCATGCCCTGCTCTGGGGAATGTTTAAGTTCTTTGTTGAATCGTGCCAGgaccactgtcgtggtttagccccagccggcaactaagcaccacgcagccgctcgctcactccccctcggtgggatgggggagagaatcggaagagcaaaagtaaaaaaacttgagggttgagataaaaacagtttaacaggtaaagcaaaagctgcgcacgcaagcaaagcaaaacaaggaattcattcgccacttcccatgggcaggcaggtgcccagccacctccaggaaagcagggctccaccacgcgtaatggttacttgggaagacaaacgccatcgctccaaatgtccccccttccttcttcttccccagctttatatactgagcatgacgtcatgtggtatggaatagccctttggtcagtttggatcaactatcctggctgtgtcccctcccagcttcttctgcacctggcagagcacaagaagctgaaaagtccttgactagcgcagcaacaactaaaacatctctgtattatcaacactgtcttcagcacaaatccaaaacatagccccataccagccactataaagaaaattaactctatctcagctgaaaccaggacaaccactCAGACCCTCAAACGCTTCAACCCATTGCCCCATGCGGAGAGAGGTCCCTGAGCCACTCTACTCATCAAATGATTCTCGTTTTCCCCTCCAGTTCCCATTACTGTGAATCCTGACTGCCGAGTCCTGGAGCTCCAGGTGCCAGGGGCTCCAGGTGTGGAGAGCCACGCGTCTGAACCTGCTGGCCCAAACACTCCCTCCACAGTCCCTATCCTGGTGGCAAAGGAAGGGTTTGCAGCTGGGAAGCACTactgggaggtggaggtgggccagcagcaggactgggtgctgggggtggtgagggagaaagggagacaggaggaggaaggggaggactcctggggaggaCTTCCTGGGGAGGACTACTGGGCTCTGCACAGGTCCCAGGGAGAGATTTTCTCTAGCGAAGGAGACCGTAGGATTGAGAAGCAGCAGATGCGTAATTCCGTGCTTGGTGTGCTTCTGGACTTGGAGGAAGGGCAAGTGAACTTTTATGAAGCAGAGCAGATGGCTCTCATGGTGAGAATGCCTCTAAGGCTTGGAAAGGAACCTACAGAAATGTTTTACCCATTTCTATCCAAAAGGGAAGGGACACTCACACCTCTTATCCACCCGGTCTTAATCCCTGTCCCTTTGGAGGCACtgtaaaaggaaattttgaatCAAATGGGTTGTAGAATCAAAGTTCTCTGCCAAGAGGTCAGGgt encodes the following:
- the LOC142421190 gene encoding butyrophilin subfamily 2 member A1-like, producing the protein MGSPFWWLTAIHILTFQCRSCLITGQFISSPPNSSIIGVIGEGVILPCHVVADNIPEVFSVQWIFHEQSQKIMVSRYDGKNKKEKQDERYQGRTEFFHSEFRVGNMSLRLKNVRSSDKGSYTCAVSFNDTYHDVLIELQVAAKGGVPSIFLRSHMKQGIGLTCHATGWFPKPEVIWLDGQGQVRKELSTTKMTMMPAGLYSVVTSMNLKPGSDMEVSCRIVNNLLNTMSESRVLISDIFFPSISKWLIIFLVILCLSMVLISTVFSKLRSNHKKTVSSDLAVEDAHVHGARKDLFLVSEAQLGYVKAKMDMEEVKSKLKKRFERLKAELDFWEARSHAVPITVNPDCRVLELQVPGAPGVESHASEPAGPNTPSTVPILVAKEGFAAGKHYWEVEVGQQQDWVLGVVREKGRQEEEGEDSWGGLPGEDYWALHRSQGEIFSSEGDRRIEKQQMRNSVLGVLLDLEEGQVNFYEAEQMALMVRMPLRLGKEPTEMFYPFLSKREGTLTPLIHPVLIPVPLEAL